ACCGATGAACGGATTTCCCTGCCGTCCTTGTACATCTGGGCATAAAACAGATTATTTTCCGGAATGCGGATATCATTGACGAAAGCCCGTCCGACCACGGATTCCGTCAGGGATGATCCCGTGACGAATAGATTGGCGGGACCGGGCGATTTGAGGTTCACCGTCCAGGCATGTTGTTCCGCCCATGGCCGGGCCACCAGATACAGCGTGAAATACGCCAGCAAATCCTTCAGCATGCTGTCGCACGGTTCCTCGTTCCTCAGGCCGTACTGCATCAGGTGCAGGTAATAATCCGTGTACATGGGGGAAAAATGCGCACGGAGCAGATGGCAGTTGCGATGCCTCACGAAGATGGATTCCACCTTTACGAATTCGTCAACAAATTCTTCGCTCATGGTGACAGTTTCCATCCAGGCGAGCCAAAGACAATACCTTCCCCCGTCATCGGCATTCCGCAATCCGAACTTTACCCGTCATCGCTCCCTATCTATGATCCCCGCATGGCTACAGATAAAAACATCACCATCAAAACCTCCAAGGGCGATATCAAACTGACCGTATTCGCCTCCCAGACTCCCGTCACGGCGGCATCCTTCCTGAACCTGGCCTCCCAAGGCTTCTATGACGGTATTACCTTCCACCGCGTCATCCCCGACTTCATGATTCAGGGCGGCGACCCGACCGGTACAGGCATGGGTGGCCCCGGCTACAAGTTTGAAGACGAATTCCGCAGAGACCTCCTCCACGACGGAGCCGGCATCCTTTCCATGGCTAATGCCGGAGCCGGCACCAACGGATCCCAGTTCTTTATTACCCATACCGCCACTCCCTGGCTGAACGGTAAACACACCGTGTTCGGCAAAGTGACGGAAGGACAGGATGTTGTCGATGCCATCGCCAAGGGCGACACGATCAACAGCATCGAAATCCATGACGACACCGCCGACCTGTTCGCCGAACAGGCCGACAGAATCGCCGTGTGGAACAAGGCTCTGGCGAAGTAATTCCCAACCAGGTACTTCTCAACAATCCTTGGAGGATGTTTCTCCGGATCGTACAATCCGGACGACAACATCCTCCTTTTTTCTGCCCCCGTTCGACGGGATATTTCCATCAGGAGGCAACTACATCCGTAATCTTCCGGAAGCGGTACATGAATGTTACCAGACAGGCAAACAAAACGATACTCAGGAGACTCAATCCTGCAGCTCCCCACATATAAGGAACCACGACATGCAAGACTTTCTCATTCAATTGTTGTGAAGAAATCCCTTGTGCACCGATCCCTACAACAGAGGATACGATCGACATGAGTAAAAAGCATAACTGGGACAGGATCGTAATGGAGGCAAACCCTGCACCCATCCACCGGGCTATACGAAAATCATCCTCAATCCCCCGTCTCGACAGAAATATCCGAGCATATTTCCATAACGAACAGTACGATACAAAATTCCAATACCAGTTGAATAAAGGAATAAACTGAAACCACACGGCCACGCCTGCATCGGGCATATCCATGCACCTAGACGGATCTTCTTTCTTCAATACCTGAAGACGCTTCCAAACACGGTATTGGAGCATCCATGCAAAAATACAGCCAACAAACCCTACGAAGGAAACCAAAATCGACACCAAGGCTACCATCAATACGAATATGATATCGCTCTTCCCCTGTAATTGCTCAAGCGCCTGCCAGAATTGCATGACGGAACCAAGAATGCCGAAGGGAATACCCAGGAAAAAGAAAAGATAGTAAAGAGTCTTGTCCTTCATAACTACTATGCCCCGTACTCCAAAATTCTAACGATATCAAGATCTATCCGTTTGTAAATTCATCTTTTGAGACAAAAGCCACCCTTGAAATCCAGAGAAACATCCCCTATCCTCGCGCGCCCATGGTTCTGTCCGTCCAAAACCTGAAAGTCCAATTCGCCGCCCGGGTTCTCTTCAAGGAACTCTCGTTTACCGTCGAAGCCGGGGAAAGAATTGCCCTCGCCGGTCACAATGGCGCCGGCAAATCGACGTTGATGAAGTGCATCGCCGGAATTCAGGAACAAGACGAAGGAGAAATCATCCTGCCGAAGCATTTCCAAGTCGGCTATCTGCCGCAGGAAGGCATCCACATCTCCGGTATCTCCCTGATAGACGAAGCTCTTTCCGCATTCTCCGACCTCTGGGAACTGCAGAGGGAAATCGACGAAATGACGGAAGCCCTCCAAGAATTGGATCCGCGCTCCTCAACCTACTCCGACCTGCTCGACAAGATCGGCGCCCGCGAGCTCGTCCTCCACAACCACGACCTTGCACGCCTGAAACCCAAGACAGAATCCATCCTGCGCGGCCTCGGCTTCAAGGACTCCGATTTCACTCGCGATTGCGGAGAATTTTCAGGAGGCTGGCAAATGCGCATCGCTCTGGCAAAGCTTCTGCTGCGCGAGCCGGAAATCCTGATGCTGGACGAACCGACCAACCATCTGGATATCCAGTCCCAGCGATGGATGGAACAGTATCTTCACAATTACAGGGGGGCGATCATCATTATCTCCCACGATATCTCCCTGCTTGATGCCCTTGTCACACGCACGATCGCTTTCTACCATGGCCGCGCTGAAGAATATTCCGGCAATTTCTCTTTCTTCCTCAAGGAAAGCGCCGCCCGCAAGGAAATCCTCCTGCGCCAGAAAAAAAACCAGGAACGCGAAATCGCCAAAACCAAACAATTCATCGACCGCTTCCGTTCCAAATCATCCAAGGCAACACTCGTCCAATCGCGTATCAAGATGCTGGATAAGGTGGAACTCATCGAAATTGAAGACGATGACGCCATCATGAATTTCCGCTTCCCGGAACCTCCCCAAGGCGCACATTCCGTCGTCAAGCTGGAGAATGTCTCGAAAAACTACGGTCCTATTTCCATCCTCGACCACTACAACCTGGAAATTACCAAAGGAGACCGCATTGCCATCGTCGGTGTCAACGGTGCCGGCAAATCGACCTTCTCCCGCCTTATTTCCGGCACAGAGGAACCCTCCGACGGCAAAGTTGTGATGGGATACCACACGCACATCGCATTCTTCTCCCAGACACACGCCGATGACCTGGATCCCGACCAGACGGTTCTCGAAAGCGTTGAAGCCGCCGCCTCCAGAGAAACTGCCCCCATCGTCCGCAATCTTCTGGGATGCTTCCTGTTCCGAGGCGACGACGTGTTCAAAAAAGTAGGAATCCTCTCCGGGGGCGAACGTTCGCGAGTAGCTCTTGTGCGCATGTTGTTACATCCCGCCAACTTCCTGATCCTCGACGAACCGACCAATCACCTCGACTTTCAATCCCAGCAGGTCCTTCAACGGGCACTGCTGGAATACCCCGGTTCCTACTGCATCGTCTCCCACAACAGAAGCTTTCTGGATCCCATCGTGACAAAGGTCATCGAATTCCGTCCGGGATGCCCGCCCAGAACGTTTATCGGCAATGTCTCGGACTATATCGCCAAAACCGAAGAAGAAAACACCATCAAAGCTCGCTTGACAATCCTGCCCGACTCCGCCTCTTCCGCAACTCGTGGTACTATCGTTCCACCGGTTGCCGATCGCAAGGTTCAAAAGCGGATAGAGGCTGAACTGCGCCAGTTGAAAGCGCGCTACCTGCGCCCCCTTCAGCAAAAACTCGAAGAGTTGGAAGAGGCCATCGCCCGGCACGAACAGAGTAAGGAAGAAATTGCCGCCGCATTGTCCGAGCCGGACATAGCTTCCGATTCCGACAAGATTCTGGAACTGACACGCCAATTTCAGGATGCCGACCGCGCCCTGGAAAACGCCTACACCCAATGGGCAGATGTTTCCGAACAAATAGAACACAAGGAACGGGAATTAGAAAACTCCGTTCAATCCTGACGCCCCGTCCCCTCCGCTAGATCAAAACCAGAGCCATTACCAGCATGCCGAGGATGATGCCGTAGATGGACAAGTGGTGGTGCCCCCACTTCTCCGCCATTGGCAGGAGTTCATCGAACGAAATGTACACCATAATCCCCGACACGCTCGCAAAAAGCACTGCCAGAAGAGTCGGCGACAGGAAGGGGAAAATCACCAGCATCGCCAGGATAGCCCCCACCGGTTCGGCAAGCCCCGACAGAAAGGAATAAACCACGGCTTTCTTCCGGCTACCGGTACCATAATACAAGGGAACCGCTACAATCATGCCCTCCGGAATATTATGGACGGCCACAGCCAGAGCAATGGAAGCTCCCATGGAAATCGAATTCATCCCTGCGGCAAACGTCGCAATGCCTTCCGGAAAATTGTGGATGCCGATGGCCAGCGCAAACAGGAATCCCGAACGCTTGATGCTCCCCGGAGGCGGCACGGAGGACGGCAGAGAGTTCAACTGTGACACATCCGGAAACTCGTGGGGGTTCTCGTCCGCCGGAACGCATTTGTCAATCAAGGCGGCAATGCCGATCCCTCCGAAAAATGAAATCAATGCCCAGACGGCCCCCATGCGGTCACCATAGATCCCCATCAAATCCTGCCGAGCTATGCCCAATAGTTCTACGAGCGATATGTACACCATCACACCTCCGGAAAATCCCAGGGAAAAGGTCAGCAACTTTGTGTCCGTCCGTTTCATGAAAAAAATAACGAATCCGCCGATCCCGGTTGCCAGACCGGCCAAAGTCGTCATCAGAAGAACATGGAGAATATAGGAAGAGTTGTAATCCATTTGATAATGATTCTTAAACATACACGCAAACCCATGTCGATGCAAAAGTACGGCACGCCTAACAAGATACCGGACTTCCGAGAAATTAATGTGCCCTACGGACAGGAATTCCATTGACTTGCAGGCCGGATCAGGTGTTCTTGATGGACGAAATGACGATCACGATCCCCCCTCCTGACCGGGAAGCCGCAGAACGCACCCGGGAACGCCTCAACCAATTGGCCAAAGTACCGGGAAGTCTCGGAAAACTGGAAACTCTGGCTATCCGCTTGGCCGCCATGACCGGAAATTCCGCCCCGGTTTTTCCCCGCAAGGAAGTAATCGTCTTCGCAGGAGACCACGACATTGCCCTGCAAGGAGTCAGTGCCACCGGGCAGGAAATCACCACAGGGCAAGTGCGCAACTTCGTCCGGGGCGGAGGAACCATCAATGCCTTTTCACGCAACGCGGGAGCCACCGTTACCGTTGTCGATGTCGCCGTCAAGGATGACATCAACAACTTGCCGGGACTCGTCAACCGCAAGATCATGAACGCTGTCCATGATTTCAGCAAAGGTCCGGCCATGACGCGGGTACAGGCGGAACAGTCCGTCCAGACAGGTATCGACATGGCTCACGACGCGTCCTCCCGGGGTATCACCCTGTTGGCTGCCGGGGAAATGGGAATCGGCAATACGTCCCCGTCCTCTGCCATCGCCGCCGTCCTGATGGGCATTCCCGTCTCCTCCGTGACGGGAATCGGTTCCGGAATCAATACTGAAACCGTCCGTAAAAAAATCTCCCTGATCGAACAGGGTATCCGGTTAAACCAGCCCGATCCCGGCGACACCCTGGATGTGCTTGCCAAAGTCGGCGGAGCGGAAATAGGTGCCATGGCCGGTCTGATGCTGGGAGGAGCCTCGCTTCGCATACCTGTCGTCGTAGACGGTTTCATCGCTGGAGCCGCCGCCGCCATTGCACGAGGTATCAACCCGGAAGTGTCACACTACCTGGTCGGCTCCCATGTTTCCGTCGAGCCCGGTCATCAAATGCTGATGGATTACATCGGGGTGGAACCCTTTTTCGATTTCGGCTTGCGCCTGGGCGAAGGTACGGGAGCCGCCCTTCTCTTCCCCATCATCGATGCCTCCGTCAGGATTCTGACAGAGATGATCCTTTTCCGCGACATGGACTTCTAACCCGCTATTTCTCCCTGACTGCCATGCAAACCATCCGCGCTGCCTTCGGATTTTTCACCCGCATTCCCGTCGGATCACGGCCTCTGCCGGATAATTTCCGGGGCGTCCTTGCCTGGATTCCCCTCGTTGGGCTCGTCGTCGGTTGTCTGGCAGGCGGAATTGTCTGGGCAGCATCGCTAATCCTGCCTTCCCTCCTCTGCGGAGTCATCGGCTGTCTTGCGTGGGAAGCCATCACCGGAGGTCTGCACCTTGATGGAGTAGCCGACTGCGGTGACGGACTCATCGTCGAAGCTCCTCCGGAACGACGACTTGAAATTATGAAGGATTCCCGTCTCGGCACCTTCGGAGGAGCCGTCCTCTTCCTGACACTGATGATGAAAATCGCCGCCATTGCCTCCCTCGTACAAACCGGCAACCCTTTCATCCTCCTGCCGGCATTCGCCATGGCCGGCCTGCTTTCCCGCAGCTGCATGTTCCTCTCTCTGCGCTACAGTACCGCACGACCGGGAGGCTTGGGAGAAGCCATCCGCCAAGGAGTCACTCCTTCTCACGCTCTCCCCGCTATCTTCCTCGTCACAGTGGGATGCGCCCTCTCCGGCCTTCACGGCCTTGTGGCTCTCGTCGCTGCCATTCTGGTGGCAGAATGCCTATTATCCATTGCTTCCAAGCGTCTTGGCGGTGTTACAGGCGATGTTTTCGGTTGCATGATTGAAACAATCGAATGGATCGTCCTGCTTACCTTCTGCCTCCGGTTCTGACTCCCATGACATCCCCGCCAGTTTCCTTCACACTGCCCGGTTTAACGCTCGGTTGTACTTCCTTTCTGGTGTACGAGCCGTACATTTCCGCATTCCGATATTCCGCATCAGTCTGCCGGGACGTCTCTCTCCTCCTCAATGAACCCGGACAAGACAACGAGTTCCTCATCACCGAGGAAGAAGTCCGTGAAATCGGCATCATCGCAGCCGGCGAAGGCACCGGTATCAATATTCACCTCCCATCCGACGGAAACTTCGACACCCGGGAAAACGCCCGGCTCTTCACCCGGCGCATTTGCCAGGCCATTAAACGCGCTCTCCCCCTGAATCCTCATTCCTGGGTACTCCACATTCCCGTCATGGCCTGTTCCGGCAACGGGCAAATGCCCACCGACGACTGCAACGTATGGACGCGGGAATGCCTGGAGGAAATTGCCGCCCACCTCCCCTCCCCGGACATGCTTTGCTTGGAAAACCTGGAAACATTCCGTACCGATATTCTGAATCCTTTGCTGGATGACACACCCTATTCACGCTGCATGGATATAGGACATGTCTGGAAAGACGGACTCGACCCCGCACCGCTTCTCCGGGAATGGTACCCCCGCATCCGTATGTTCCACCTTCACGGCATCGTCGGCCGCGACCATAAATCACTCAAACTCATGTCGGGCGAATCCATAGACTCCGTCATGCATCCATTATGGAAACTCGGTTTCCCCGGCGCCATCACCCTCGAAGTTTTCACCACGGATGATATTGCCACCTCGCACGCCATACTCCTGCAATCCTATGAACGCTACCTCGCCAACAACGCTTCCCAACCTGACCTTCGTCCTCGGGGGTACCAAAAGCGGTAAAAGCGCTTTTGCGGAACAACTCGTTTCACGCCACGGAGGAAATATCCTCTACATAGCCACGGCCGATGCCAGCCTGAACGACGCATCCATGGAACGACGCATCCGCCTTCACCGAAAACGGCGTCCGTCCTCATGGAGTACTCTGGAAACGCCTCTTCATCCGGCGCAAGATGCGGAAAACCTCCTGCGATTCCAACCGGCAGACTCCGTCCTTCTGGACTGCGTCACTCTTTGGGTCACCAACATGCTTTTCTCCCGGGGTGAACAGGAAATCACTCCCGGCGAATTCGAATCTCTCATCCGTCAGGAAATTCACGACCTCCTGCGTCTCATCTCCCATAGTACGGCACAATGGACAATCGTCTCGGGAGAAACCGGCTTAGGAGGCACTCACGCTACCCCGCTGGAACGCCAGTTCTGCGATGGCCTCGGCTTGGCCAACCAACTCATCTCCCAAGCTGCCGGAAAAGCCTACCTCGTCGTCGCCTCCCGGCCAATCCCACTTCCTCCGCCATTTTAAAGCAACGAGCATCGACATCTCCCGCGAACTTTCATTCGCTTAATCGTTTCCCAGCAACGGCAGAAAGAGATTCCTACTTCTTCTTTTTTTTGCCAAACAGGCCACCCATACCGGGAAAACCGCCCATGCCGCCTCCCATGCCGGGAAAACCACCGGGAAGCCCCTTGGGCATCGACGGCATTTTCATCCCCCCCTTGCCACCTCCCATGCCGCCCATCTGTTTCATGAGAGCGCCCATTTTGCCTTTGCCGGACATCATCTTGCGCATATCCATGAAATTCTTGATCAGCTTATTGACTTCCAGTACGGAACGACCGGAACCAGCTGCGATACGGCGGCGGCGGGACGGATTCATCAAGTCGGGATTGTTCCGTTCCTTCGCCGTCATCGAAAGGATAATAGCCTCCATGTGCTTCATGCGGTCAGGATTCAGAGCATCGGCCGGAAGTTGTTTCTTGATCTTGTTAAAGCCGGGTAACATACCCAGAAGACCGTCCAGCGGTCCCAGATTGCGGATCATATTCATCTGATCCAAAAAGTCGTTGAAATCGAACTTGCCGGACATCATCCGCTCGGCAGATTTCATTGCCTGCTTTTCGTCGATTTTTGCGGCGGCGTGCTCTACCAGGCCAACGATATCCCCCATGCCTAGAATGCGGTCCGCCATGCGGTCCGGCACAAACGGGCCGAATTGATCCAGTTTTTCCCCTTCGCCGGAGAACTTGATCGGCTGTCCCGTCACGGAACGCATCGACAGGGCGGCGCCGCCACGGGCATCTCCGTCCAGCTTCGTCAGCACAATCCCGCTCAAGCCGACAGCGGCATTGAACGTTTCCGCCACCTTTACCGCCTGCTGGCCGGTAGCGGCATCCACCACAAGAAGCGTCTCACGAGGAGACACGCAGGCATGAAGACGCTTCAGTTCGTCAATCAGCGCTTCGTCCACCTCCTGCCGGCCCGCCGTATCGAAAATCGTCACCGTCGCCATTATGTCCCGTGCCCATTGCATGCCGCGCCGGGCCACATCCACCACATCGCTTTCTCCGGGTTCGGGGCAAAACACGGGCACATCAATCTGCTTGCCCAAGGTAGCCAGCTGCTCCACGGCGGCGGGACGGATCAAGTCGCACGCAATCAGCACGGGGCGTCTCCCCTCATTCTTCAGTCGCAAGGCCAGCTTCGCACTCGAAGTCGTTTTACCGGCGCCATTGAGTCCTACCATCATAATCCGGGCGGGATCCGTTAAATCCAGAGGGCTCGCATCCCCTCCCAGCAATTCGGCAATTTCATCATGGAAAATCTTGACGATTTGCTCCCCGGGCTTGACCGACTTGAGCACTTCCTGCCCCATAGCCCGTTCCTTGACCCGGGCGATAAAATCGCGGGCCACTCCAAATTCGACATCAGCCTCCAACAGGGAAAGTCGGATATCTCGCAGGGCATCGGCAATATTCTTTTCGGAAATTTTGCCCAATCCGCGCAATTTGCGGAACGTATCGTCAAGTTTATCGGCTAATAGAGAAAACATAATCGGCTGCTTGTGCCGCCAAGACTGCCACAAAGATTCCCCATCGTCAATCATCCGCCACCCCATCCGTATCCCTTCTTTTGATACCCTTTCGATTGCTACTGCAGGAAAGTTCGATGCAATTATGTTTAACCTCTTCACTTTGTCCGGCAAGAAGTTCAAGGTGCCGTGTCTTTAACTTGAAAAACAGCCGCCGACTCTTCATGATACAAGCCCATGAACATCTGGATACTCAGCGATTCCAAACCAGGCCACCTGAACCAAACCAAGGGACTGGCGGCTGCGCTTTCCGCACGAAAGCCCGGAAACGTTGATATCATCGACCTGGCAGGGCAAGGCTTTTTCCAAAAGCTCCGCACCGTTTCCCGGAACAATGGTCATGCCCGCCCCGATCTCATCATCGCCGCCGGTCACAGCACCCACATTCCCTTGATCCGGGCAGCACGGCATTTTAACGCCGTTTCCATTCTCTGCATGAAACCCAGCCTTCCCTGTTGTCTCTTCGACCTGTGCCTCGTCCCCCGGCACGACCTCGGGAACAAGGAGTATCCCGGAAAGCACATCTTCCCCACTACAGGAGCCCTCCACTCCATCCGCCCCAACCCGGAAGCAGATAAAAACACAACACTCATCCTCATCGGAGGTCCCAGCAAGGCCTACGGTTGGGCTCCAGATTCCCTTCTGGGGCAGCTCCAAGCCATTGACGCCCATGTCTCCGCCACCGGCGGACAAGCCGTTCTGACGACCTCGCGAAGAACTCCCCCGGACTTCGCCCCGTCCATTGTCCGGGAATGCCCCCACATCAAGGTTGTTCCGGTGGAAGAGACCCGCCCCGGCTGGGTTGCCGCCCATTTGGAACACGCCCATACCGCCTGGGTCACACAGGACAGCGTCTCCATGGTGTACGAAGCCCTAGGATCGGGTGCAGCCGTCGGCGTCCTCTGCATGCCCGTGCGTTCCTCCAAGCCATCCCGCGTTGCCCGCGGTCTCGACATGCTTCTTGAAGAAGGGCGCGTCACTCCCTGGGCTACATGGAAAACAACCGGCCACCTCCCGTCTTCCCTTCCCCTTGTCGAAACCGATCGCGCAGCCGACTATATCATCCAACACTTTTTTCCCTCTACTCCTTCCACATGAAAATTATCCACTTACTTCCCTCCATGGAATCCGGAGGAGTCGAACAAGTCGTTCTGGAACTCGGCAAGGGATTCTCCAATCGGGGTATCGATAATGTCGTCATATCCTCCGGAGGACGCCTCGTCTCCCAGCTAAAGCACGAAGGTTCCCGCCACATCAGAATGGATATCGGTAAAAAAAGCATCTCTTCCCTCCTGAAAACAGGCCGCCTCCGCAAGCTCCTTCTTGAGGAAAAACCGGATATCCTCCACCTCCACTCCCGCATGCCGGCATGGATCGGATACCTGGCCTGGAAAGGCATCCCGGAGGAATTCCGTCCCGGACTCGTCACCAGTGTCCACGGATTCTACTCCGTCAATGCCTACTCCGCCATCATGACCAAAGGGGAACGCATCATCGCCGTCTCCCGGTGCATCCGCGACTACATCACGGAAAAATACCCCAAGGCACAGGCTCGAAACATCCGGGTCATCCCCAATGCCATCACTCCGGAAACGCATTATTCCGGATATACTCCCACCAGCGCGTGGCTCCATACATGGCATGCAAACTATCCGGAACTCGCCGGCAAATTTACCCTTTGCCTGCCTGGACGCATCACCCGGGTCAAAGGACATCTGGACATGATTCCCATCATGAGAACTCTCCTCGACCAAGGTATCCCGGCCCATGCCGTCATCGTCGGAGAAGCCAAGAAGGGCAAGGAAGAATACAAGAACGAAGTCCTCAATGCCTATGACAATGCGGGTCTTACTCCGCACACAACATGGGTCGGTCATCGACGGGATCTTCGCGACGTCCAGGCAGCATGCTCAGTCACTCTCTCCCTCACTTCCATGCCGGAATCTTTCGGCAAAACCACACTTGAGGCCCTCGCTATCGGCCGCCCCGTCGCCGGGTATGCCCATGGCGGAGTCAGGGAACAACTCGAAGTCTTCTTCCCCCAAGGGCTCGTCCCCGTCGGAGACACCCTCTCCATGGCGGAACTCCTCGCCGACTGGTACAAAAC
This is a stretch of genomic DNA from Akkermansia sp. N21116. It encodes these proteins:
- a CDS encoding glycosyltransferase translates to MKIIHLLPSMESGGVEQVVLELGKGFSNRGIDNVVISSGGRLVSQLKHEGSRHIRMDIGKKSISSLLKTGRLRKLLLEEKPDILHLHSRMPAWIGYLAWKGIPEEFRPGLVTSVHGFYSVNAYSAIMTKGERIIAVSRCIRDYITEKYPKAQARNIRVIPNAITPETHYSGYTPTSAWLHTWHANYPELAGKFTLCLPGRITRVKGHLDMIPIMRTLLDQGIPAHAVIVGEAKKGKEEYKNEVLNAYDNAGLTPHTTWVGHRRDLRDVQAACSVTLSLTSMPESFGKTTLEALAIGRPVAGYAHGGVREQLEVFFPQGLVPVGDTLSMAELLADWYKTPIAPPADIPSPYRMDDMIQSHLNVYREL